The proteins below come from a single Chitinophaga pinensis DSM 2588 genomic window:
- a CDS encoding bifunctional nuclease family protein has translation MRKIELEIVALSHSITQTHSYAVVLGEVNGLRRLPIVIGGFEAQAIAVALEKMQPSRPLTHDLMKNFMNAFNIELHEVVISNLQEGIFYSKLICYSNDETIEIDSRTSDALALAVRFGCPIFTYENILNSAGILLDDPAGKKSGVKPVTPTISEHEKGAEDDLKVLNLDELTQLLQEVLEQEDYIRAIAIRDEINSRKSH, from the coding sequence ATGAGAAAAATAGAACTGGAAATAGTTGCTTTATCGCACAGCATTACGCAGACACATTCTTACGCCGTCGTTTTGGGAGAGGTGAACGGTTTGCGCCGTCTGCCTATTGTAATTGGCGGCTTTGAAGCGCAGGCGATAGCTGTGGCGTTGGAAAAAATGCAACCCAGCCGCCCATTGACACACGATCTGATGAAAAACTTTATGAATGCTTTTAATATTGAGCTTCATGAAGTAGTGATCAGTAACCTGCAGGAAGGAATTTTTTATTCTAAATTGATCTGCTACAGTAACGACGAAACGATAGAGATCGATTCCCGTACTTCAGATGCCCTGGCACTCGCTGTACGCTTCGGCTGTCCGATCTTCACCTACGAAAACATCCTTAACAGCGCTGGTATCCTCCTGGATGATCCTGCCGGAAAGAAAAGTGGTGTGAAGCCCGTTACGCCTACCATCTCTGAACACGAGAAAGGCGCCGAAGACGACCTCAAAGTGCTGAACCTGGACGAACTGACACAGCTCCTGCAGGAAGTACTGGAACAGGAAGATTATATCCGTGCAATCGCTATCCGTGACGAGATCAATAGTCGCAAGAGCCACTGA